From a region of the Arachis ipaensis cultivar K30076 chromosome B09, Araip1.1, whole genome shotgun sequence genome:
- the LOC107619480 gene encoding serine/threonine-protein kinase OXI1 gives MIDHGDGILPSLDFENLKVISAVGRGAKGVVFLARAGDRSCSECLALKAISKALIQKKEEAYGEYKRVSFELEVLRRFDHPLLPRLRGVLETDGIVAFAMDFCHGGNLHSLRKKQTEKMFADDTIRFYAVELVLALEYLHGLGIVYRDLKPENVMIQENGHIMLVDFDLSKKLKPKSPQSTSHKSSSPNSSAKKPARKRRLSWLNINCNSGILPCELDSVEPQPESTRRGESDSVEKSNSFVGTEEYVAPEVVAGQGHGFGVDWWSLGVVLYEMLYGTTPFKGENRKETFLGILTKEPELTGEKTALRDLIGRLLEKDPDRRITVGEIKSHDFFKGVKWDTVLQIARPPYIPCNEVEDAVGLSKQEVEIFVHGVFFPEGNDDRREKNEKVEEKNGGNEENNSNKKVWSDKLSHRPTQNDDFLIF, from the exons ATGATCGACCACGGCGACGGCATCTTACCGTCACTTGATTTCGAGAATCTGAAAGTAATAAGCGCCGTGGGGCGCGGGGCGAAGGGAGTGGTGTTCCTAGCGAGAGCCGGTGACCGGTCATGCAGCGAGTGTTTGGCTCTGAAGGCTATATCGAAGGCTCTGATTCAGAAGAAGGAAGAGGCTTACGGAGAGTATAAGAGGGTTTCATTCGAACTTGAAGTGCTACGTCGTTTTGATCACCCGCTTTTGCCGCGGTTGCGAGGGGTTTTGGAAACCGATGGAATCGTTGCCTTCGCCATGGATTTCTGCCACGGTGGCAACCTCCATTCTCTCAGGAAGAAACAAACTGAGAAAATGTTCGCCGATGACACCATCAG GTTTTACGCGGTGGAATTAGTCCTAGCTTTGGAGTACTTGCATGGTTTGGGAATAGTGTATAGAGACCTAAAGCCAGAAAATGTTATGATCCAAGAAAACGGTCACATAATGCTCGTAGATTTTGATCTCTCCAAGAAGCTGAAGCCAAAATCTCCTCAATCAACGAGTCACAAATCGTCGAGTCCTAACTCGTCGGCGAAGAAACCCGCAAGGAAGCGGCGGTTGTCGTGGCTTAACATAAACTGTAACTCTGGCATCTTGCCGTGCGAGTTGGACTCAGTAGAGCCGCAACCTGAGTCAACTCGTCGGGGTGAGTCAGACTCAGTGGAGAAATCGAACTCGTTCGTTGGAACGGAAGAGTACGTGGCACCTGAGGTTGTCGCAGGGCAGGGTCATGGTTTCGGTGTTGATTGGTGGTCACTCGGTGTCGTTTTGTATGAAATGTTATACGGAACGACGCCGTTTAAGGGCGAGAATAGAAAAGAAACGTTTCTTGGGATATTAACGAAGGAGCCTGAGCTGACGGGGGAGAAGACTGCGTTACGAGATTTGATTGGTAGGTTGTTAGAAAAGGATCCTGATCGTCGGATCACAGTTGGCGAGATCAAGAGTCATGATTTCTTTAAGGGAGTTAAGTGGGACACGGTGTTGCAAATAGCGAGACCACCTTATATTCCTTGTAATGAGGTTGAAGACGCAGTGGGGCTTAGCAAACAGGAAGTGGAGATTTTTGTTCATGGAGTGTTTTTTCCTGAGGGAAATGATGATAGAAGAGAGAAAAATGAGAAAGTGGAGGAAAAGAATGGTGGAAATGAGGAGAATAATAGTAACAAGAAAGTGTGGTCTGACAAGTTGAGTCATAGACCCACTCAGAAtgatgattttttaattttttga